The following is a genomic window from Desulfofarcimen acetoxidans DSM 771.
CACTTACCGCCTTTTCCATTAATAATGCTGCAAATATCAAAGGAATTTCCGCAAAAGCGATACCGAAGTTCATTGGCACAATCGCACAGTTCTTGTAAATTTTCATTAATTAAAGAAAGTGCATCCTCTCTGGTGATTTGGTATCCGTAAAAAATTTTATTTTTGAGTGTTACAGCAGCGCTCATAGCTGACTTCCTTTCACAATTGGAATTAATCTTTTTGCCAGGACAGCGCTTGTAAAGCAAATCGCAATATCCCCTGGCACAGCAAGAATAAAACCATATAATATCAGCGCCCAAACCCCTATCGGTGAATTCATATAATAATTTGCTATTATGTAATAATAGGACATTCCAAACAGGTAAACAATTCCAAGACCTGCAAACCCTGCTGCCAAAAGTCTTTTAGAGCTTGGTGTTTTAGTTTTTTCCGCTATAAACCCTGTCAACCAGGCTCCTGCCATGAATCCTATGATGTATCCAAAAGTTGGCCGAAAGATATACCCGATGCCGCCTCCTCCTGTGAAAACCGGAATTCCAATCAGACCCATAGCAATGTATATCGCAACCGAAATTGCCCCCAATTTTTTTCCAAGAAGCAATCCGGCCAGGTTTGCAAACAAAAATTGCAAAGTAAACGGCACTATCGGAACAGGTATTTTGATATAGGCTCCAATGGCTATTAAGTCCGCAAACACCGCACACAATATTAAATTTCTGGTATTCCATTGTTTGTTTTTAATAGTCATTTTTATCTCCCTATTGAAATTGATTCGGGATGCTATCTCCCTACCTATTTTGTATTATAGTAGTAATTAGCCAATGTCGTCAACCATAATATTTTTTTAGGTTGACGATAAGACCTGAATTCGGCAGCAAAAAACCACCTATTTTACGGTGGCATTCATAGGACATTTGAGAAACCATAGTTTCTCATGTTCCTTGCAAAAGCCTATATCATGTTCTTGTAGCCTCTACCGACTACCACCCAAAAAGAACTACAATCGCTTGCAGTTCCTAACTTTACTCGGAAAGTTTGGTCAAAAAAGATGCAAGGACAAACTGCAAATTATGCTTATTTTATGGAGTTAAGAACTTTATCAAAGTTTAACCGTTCTCGCCCTTAGACTATTTTCCATAATACCACCCGGTTATTACTTCGACGCATGCAAAATTATCCCTTAAAATTATTTTACGTGGAATATTTTTAGAGCAAAAAACATATGGATACCCACTAATTTTTATTAATGTGGTTAATAGTTAAGCAATTTTAATATTCCTTTAAGCTTCGGAAGATATTATTAGAGTGCGATAATTTTAAAACTCCGGCCAAGCCGTTAATATATAATCTCAA
Proteins encoded in this region:
- a CDS encoding biotin transporter BioY → MTIKNKQWNTRNLILCAVFADLIAIGAYIKIPVPIVPFTLQFLFANLAGLLLGKKLGAISVAIYIAMGLIGIPVFTGGGGIGYIFRPTFGYIIGFMAGAWLTGFIAEKTKTPSSKRLLAAGFAGLGIVYLFGMSYYYIIANYYMNSPIGVWALILYGFILAVPGDIAICFTSAVLAKRLIPIVKGSQL